The Sediminispirochaeta smaragdinae DSM 11293 genome has a segment encoding these proteins:
- a CDS encoding superoxide dismutase, producing MSFITPDLPYAYDALEPYIDERTMRVHHDKHHAGYTAKLNNAVEGTVYAGKSIEELLAGLDALPENIRTGVRNNGGGHYNHSLFWKVMGPKGGGKPEGALAEKIDSSFGGFDVFISEFSAAAASRFGSGWAWLAVDPNGSLSVLSTANQDSPLTQGLVPILGLDVWEHAYYLKYQNRRPEYIESFFKVINWPKVAELYKAAI from the coding sequence ATGTCGTTTATCACACCGGATTTACCATATGCCTATGATGCACTTGAACCCTACATTGATGAGCGCACCATGCGCGTACACCACGACAAGCACCATGCAGGCTATACCGCCAAGCTCAACAATGCGGTAGAGGGTACCGTGTATGCGGGAAAGTCTATCGAAGAGCTCCTTGCCGGGCTTGATGCACTGCCTGAGAATATTCGTACCGGGGTACGGAACAACGGCGGTGGTCACTACAACCACTCCCTTTTCTGGAAGGTGATGGGGCCCAAGGGAGGAGGCAAACCCGAGGGGGCACTTGCCGAAAAGATCGATAGCTCTTTCGGCGGTTTTGATGTCTTTATTTCGGAATTCTCCGCTGCTGCAGCTAGTCGTTTCGGAAGCGGTTGGGCCTGGCTGGCTGTCGACCCGAACGGTTCATTGAGCGTTTTGAGTACGGCAAATCAGGATAGCCCCTTAACCCAAGGGCTTGTGCCGATTCTGGGCCTCGATGTCTGGGAACACGCCTATTACCTGAAGTATCAGAACCGGCGGCCTGAATATATCGAGAGTTTTTTCAAGGTGATCAACTGGCCGAAGGTCGCCGAACTTTACAAAGCGGCCATCTAA
- a CDS encoding ABC transporter permease, translated as MLRYIRQFFRDLKKYRHYTAYAVKSDLKAELSNTILGYFWWLLDPFLNMLVYTFLVQGIFRRATPAYPVYLFCALLPWKVATTTMGQSTRCIRANAGIIKQVYLPKFILPLVVVFTNSIKLAFGLLILGAMLWVYHIPLSWHVVEFIPAFLVFLLFYYSIGLIFTHIGVLFDDMSHLVGYLVMFWYFASPGIWSLDQLPAKVGKLIWYNPNTAFFMSFRNTLMYGASPYYKYLGLWAVVSILLMLIGIPLLYRSDKNYSKVI; from the coding sequence GTGTTGAGATATATAAGGCAATTTTTTCGTGATCTCAAAAAATATCGACACTATACGGCCTATGCCGTAAAGTCTGATCTGAAGGCCGAGCTGAGTAATACCATCCTGGGCTACTTCTGGTGGCTTCTGGATCCCTTTTTGAATATGCTTGTCTATACCTTTCTGGTACAGGGGATCTTTAGAAGAGCGACCCCTGCCTATCCTGTCTATCTTTTTTGTGCGCTCTTACCCTGGAAGGTCGCAACGACCACCATGGGTCAGAGTACCAGGTGCATCAGGGCTAATGCGGGGATCATTAAGCAGGTGTATCTTCCAAAGTTTATCCTGCCGCTGGTGGTTGTCTTTACCAACAGCATCAAGCTCGCCTTTGGTCTGTTAATTCTGGGGGCTATGCTGTGGGTCTACCATATACCCCTTTCCTGGCACGTTGTGGAGTTTATTCCTGCCTTTCTTGTCTTCCTGCTTTTCTACTATTCCATCGGCCTAATCTTTACCCATATCGGGGTCCTGTTCGATGATATGAGCCATCTGGTGGGCTACCTTGTCATGTTCTGGTACTTTGCCTCTCCGGGGATATGGAGCCTTGATCAGCTGCCTGCAAAAGTCGGTAAGCTTATTTGGTATAACCCAAACACGGCCTTTTTTATGAGTTTTCGCAATACGCTGATGTATGGGGCCTCTCCCTATTACAAATATCTGGGATTGTGGGCCGTTGTTAGCATCCTTCTTATGCTGATTGGTATTCCGCTGTTGTATCGCTCCGATAAGAACTACAGTAAGGTGATCTGA
- the glf gene encoding UDP-galactopyranose mutase — translation MVLDSIDVVVIGAGAAGITAARQAAECGKRVLVIEKRSHIGGHCYDRLDENGIYIHQYGPHIFHTKNRRVWDFLSRFTEWHYYQHRVLGLIDGRLVPIPFNLHSLEALFPKSRQAGLERKLIDTFGFGSRVPIRTLKASDDDELKELSEFIYEKVFLHYTAKQWGVDPEAVDPSVSDRVPVVLSRDDRYFADPFQGIPRAGYTAMFSAMADHPSIHLLLQCDGRDLIRLEAGTIFLEGRPFSGEVIYTGPVDELFASCEGPLPYRSLDIRFEAMDVDRYQEAAVVNYPNNYDFTRITEFKQFQLSPPLGRSVVCREYPCGYEKGRNNPYYVIKNGDTEALFGRYKALADGYSNLHLLGRLAEYRYYDMDKVMESALGLVSSLFMR, via the coding sequence ATGGTGTTGGATAGTATTGATGTTGTGGTAATCGGGGCCGGGGCGGCCGGTATTACCGCCGCCCGTCAGGCGGCGGAATGTGGAAAACGGGTGCTTGTCATAGAAAAGCGCTCCCATATCGGCGGCCACTGCTATGATCGGCTGGATGAAAATGGGATTTACATCCACCAGTACGGGCCCCATATCTTTCATACGAAAAATCGCCGGGTATGGGATTTTCTCTCCCGTTTTACCGAGTGGCATTATTACCAGCATCGGGTATTGGGGCTGATCGATGGAAGGCTTGTGCCGATTCCCTTTAATTTGCATAGCCTGGAAGCGCTTTTTCCAAAAAGCCGCCAGGCAGGGCTGGAACGGAAGCTGATCGATACCTTCGGTTTCGGCTCCAGGGTTCCGATCAGAACGCTTAAGGCTTCGGATGATGATGAGCTCAAGGAGCTTTCCGAGTTCATCTACGAGAAGGTTTTTCTCCACTATACGGCAAAGCAGTGGGGTGTTGACCCTGAGGCGGTGGACCCTTCGGTCTCCGACCGGGTTCCGGTGGTGCTTTCCAGGGACGACCGCTACTTTGCCGATCCCTTTCAGGGGATTCCCCGTGCAGGTTACACGGCTATGTTTTCCGCCATGGCGGATCATCCTTCCATCCATCTGCTGCTACAGTGCGACGGCCGTGATCTGATCCGGCTTGAGGCGGGTACGATTTTTCTTGAAGGAAGGCCGTTTAGCGGAGAGGTGATCTATACGGGGCCTGTGGACGAGTTATTTGCTTCCTGCGAGGGGCCGCTTCCCTACCGCTCTCTGGATATCCGTTTCGAGGCGATGGATGTCGACCGCTACCAGGAGGCTGCCGTGGTCAACTATCCGAACAACTACGATTTTACCCGCATCACGGAGTTTAAGCAGTTTCAGCTTTCCCCGCCTTTAGGCAGGAGTGTGGTGTGCAGGGAGTACCCCTGCGGCTATGAGAAGGGGCGGAACAACCCCTATTACGTGATAAAAAACGGTGATACCGAGGCGCTGTTCGGTCGCTACAAGGCCTTGGCCGATGGGTATTCCAACCTGCATCTTTTGGGACGGCTTGCCGAATACCGCTACTACGACATGGACAAGGTGATGGAGAGTGCGCTTGGCCTTGTCTCAAGTCTTTTTATGCGATAA